From Microlunatus capsulatus, a single genomic window includes:
- a CDS encoding WhiB family transcriptional regulator, with protein MRAKCRGQQDDLFPEAAEQKRARLICGGCPVRSECLAEALDNRIEWGVWGGMTERERRQLLRQRSDVTSWARLLVKQS; from the coding sequence ATGCGCGCGAAGTGCCGGGGCCAGCAGGACGACCTCTTTCCGGAGGCGGCGGAGCAGAAGCGCGCGCGCCTCATCTGCGGGGGGTGCCCCGTGCGGTCGGAGTGCCTCGCCGAGGCGCTCGACAACCGCATCGAGTGGGGGGTCTGGGGGGGCATGACCGAGCGCGAGCGGCGTCAGCTGCTGCGCCAGCGCAGCGACGTGACGTCGTGGGCGCGGCTCCTGGTCAAGCAGAGCTGA
- a CDS encoding ArsA family ATPase — protein MAARARTPAAPTPAPPPFLDVDAVIADRSTEIVICCGSGGVGKTTTSAALALRAAEAGRKVVVLTIDPARRLAQSLGLGELDNTPRPVTGIDTAAGGSLDAMMLDMKRTFDDVVLAHSTPDRAQEILSNPFYVALSSSFAGTQEYMAMEKLGQLHRQARAAGRWDLIVVDTPPARSALDFLDAPEHLSSLLDGRFIRLLLAPARGPLRLMSVGFTLVSTVMNKVVGGQLIKDLQTFVAACEALFGGFRTRAQETYRLLSSRHTTFVVVATPQRDALREAAYFVDRLTEEQMPLAGLVINRTHVSGLDVSAERALSLAEDLPDEVVVEVEALRRHADLMRVVESEQQLLHRFSGARPQVPRTLVETLPTDVTDAATLRRVGDLLAERD, from the coding sequence ATGGCCGCCCGCGCCCGGACCCCCGCCGCACCGACCCCCGCGCCGCCGCCGTTCCTCGACGTCGACGCCGTGATCGCCGACCGGAGCACCGAGATCGTCATCTGCTGCGGCTCCGGCGGGGTGGGCAAGACGACGACGTCCGCCGCCCTCGCGCTCCGGGCGGCCGAGGCCGGCCGCAAGGTCGTCGTCCTCACCATCGACCCGGCCCGGCGGCTGGCCCAGTCCCTCGGCCTGGGCGAGCTCGACAACACCCCGCGCCCGGTGACCGGCATCGACACCGCGGCCGGCGGCAGCCTCGACGCGATGATGCTCGACATGAAGCGGACGTTCGACGACGTCGTGCTGGCCCACTCGACGCCCGACCGGGCGCAGGAGATCCTCTCCAACCCCTTCTACGTCGCCCTGTCCTCCTCCTTCGCGGGCACGCAGGAGTACATGGCCATGGAGAAGCTGGGCCAGCTGCACCGCCAGGCGCGGGCGGCCGGGCGCTGGGACCTGATCGTCGTCGACACCCCGCCGGCCCGCTCGGCCCTGGACTTCCTCGACGCCCCCGAGCACCTCAGCTCGTTGCTGGACGGCCGCTTCATCCGCCTGCTGCTCGCGCCGGCGCGGGGACCGCTGCGGCTGATGAGCGTCGGCTTCACCCTGGTCTCGACGGTGATGAACAAGGTGGTCGGCGGTCAGCTGATCAAGGACCTGCAGACCTTCGTCGCCGCCTGCGAGGCGCTCTTCGGCGGCTTCCGGACGCGGGCGCAGGAGACCTACCGGCTGCTGTCGTCGCGGCACACGACGTTCGTGGTGGTGGCCACGCCCCAGCGCGACGCGCTGCGCGAGGCGGCCTACTTCGTCGACCGGCTGACCGAGGAGCAGATGCCGCTCGCCGGCCTGGTCATCAACCGGACCCACGTCAGCGGGCTCGACGTCTCGGCCGAGCGGGCGCTCTCGCTGGCCGAGGACCTGCCCGACGAGGTCGTGGTGGAGGTGGAGGCGCTGCGCCGGCACGCCGACCTCATGCGCGTGGTGGAGTCGGAGCAGCAGCTGCTGCACCGCTTCTCGGGTGCGCGCCCGCAGGTGCCGCGGACGCTGGTGGAGACGCTGCCCACCGACGTGACCGACGCCGCGACCCTGCGCCGCGTCGGCGACCTGCTGGCCGAGCGGGACTGA
- a CDS encoding ArsA family ATPase — MSRAARPSPAPAPAPPRHGLHIVSGKGGTGKTTVAGALACALATEGRRVLLCEVEGRHGISELFGVPPLVGDEERRLLRTPAGGVVHGLSIDAEDALLEYLDTFYHLGLAGKALDRFGAIDFATSIAPGLRDVLLTGKVYEAVRRGPTNRPGAYDAVVLDAPPTGRIAQFLNVHEAVSGLAKMGPIRSQADSIMTVLRAPTTVVHLVTLLEDMPVTETEEAVTALAPTRIAIGSVIENMVTPTPLAPEVLAEAAQGGLDLSVPGWTAAQNATLAAEFAVEAARTLQQQARHERLTGLGLPLAAVTFDPAGIDEDALVTIAHQLRDQLALEAA; from the coding sequence ATGAGCCGCGCCGCCCGCCCGTCGCCGGCGCCCGCTCCCGCCCCGCCCCGGCACGGCCTGCACATCGTCAGCGGCAAGGGCGGCACCGGCAAGACCACGGTCGCCGGAGCGCTCGCCTGCGCGCTGGCCACCGAGGGTCGCCGCGTGCTGCTCTGCGAGGTCGAGGGCCGGCACGGCATCTCCGAGCTGTTCGGCGTGCCGCCGCTGGTGGGCGACGAGGAGCGCCGGCTGCTCCGCACCCCGGCCGGCGGCGTCGTGCACGGCCTCTCGATCGACGCCGAGGACGCGCTGCTGGAGTACCTCGACACCTTCTACCACCTGGGCCTGGCCGGGAAGGCGCTCGACCGCTTCGGCGCCATCGACTTCGCCACCTCGATCGCCCCCGGCCTGCGCGACGTGCTGCTCACCGGCAAGGTCTACGAGGCCGTCCGACGCGGGCCGACGAACCGGCCGGGCGCCTACGACGCCGTCGTCCTGGACGCCCCGCCCACGGGCCGGATCGCCCAGTTCCTCAACGTGCACGAAGCGGTGTCGGGGCTGGCCAAGATGGGCCCGATCCGCAGCCAGGCCGACTCGATCATGACCGTGCTGCGCGCCCCCACCACGGTCGTGCACCTGGTGACGCTCCTGGAGGACATGCCGGTGACCGAGACCGAGGAGGCCGTCACGGCCCTGGCCCCCACCCGGATCGCGATCGGCAGCGTCATCGAGAACATGGTGACGCCGACCCCGCTCGCCCCGGAGGTGCTGGCCGAGGCGGCACAGGGCGGGCTCGACCTGTCCGTGCCCGGCTGGACGGCGGCGCAGAACGCCACGCTGGCCGCGGAGTTCGCCGTCGAGGCCGCGCGCACCCTGCAGCAGCAGGCCCGCCACGAGCGGCTGACGGGGCTCGGCCTGCCGCTGGCCGCCGTGACGTTCGACCCCGCCGGCATCGACGAGGACGCGCTGGTGACCATCGCGCACCAGCTCCGCGACCAGCTCGCGCTCGAGGCCGCCTGA
- the npdG gene encoding NADPH-dependent F420 reductase → MRIGILGGTGPQGRGLARRFATAGHAVVLGSRSAERAHEVAAAYADLGDVTGDTNAGAAAAELVVVTVPYEGHAALLAELAGPLAGKIVVDCVNPLGFDGQGPYALAVEAGSAAQEAQQLLPGSTVVAAFHHVSAVLLDDPAVDHLEGDVLVLGEDRDAVATVCELATAIPGARGIYAGRLRLAGQVEAFTANLIAINRRYKAHAGLHVTDLP, encoded by the coding sequence GTGAGGATCGGGATCCTCGGCGGCACGGGACCGCAGGGCCGGGGCCTGGCCCGCCGCTTCGCCACGGCCGGGCACGCCGTCGTCCTGGGCAGCCGCTCGGCCGAGCGGGCGCACGAGGTCGCCGCCGCCTACGCCGACCTGGGCGACGTCACCGGGGACACCAACGCCGGCGCCGCGGCCGCCGAGCTGGTCGTCGTCACCGTCCCCTACGAGGGCCACGCCGCCCTGCTCGCCGAGCTGGCCGGGCCGCTGGCCGGCAAGATCGTCGTCGACTGCGTCAACCCGCTGGGCTTCGACGGCCAGGGCCCCTACGCGCTGGCCGTCGAGGCCGGGTCCGCGGCGCAGGAGGCCCAGCAGCTGCTGCCGGGGTCGACCGTCGTCGCCGCCTTCCACCACGTCAGCGCGGTGCTGCTGGACGACCCGGCGGTCGACCACCTCGAGGGCGACGTGCTGGTCCTCGGCGAGGACCGCGACGCCGTCGCCACCGTGTGCGAGCTGGCCACCGCGATCCCCGGCGCCCGCGGGATCTACGCCGGCCGGCTGCGGCTGGCCGGCCAGGTGGAGGCCTTCACCGCGAACCTCATCGCCATCAACCGCCGCTACAAGGCCCACGCCGGCCTGCACGTCACCGACCTGCCATGA
- a CDS encoding SDR family NAD(P)-dependent oxidoreductase yields MSDGPATAAVPGRAGVAVVTGAAQGIGEATSRLLVERGWTVVGLDRDEQALEAASRSLGEAFHPVPGDVTRRVDHERARDAACARGTLTGWVNNAGIERPTTARDLDEDDLRAVVGVNLVGTMLGCATAVGVMRDRGGSIVNLSSIHALVGFPESFVYAATKGGIDALTRQLAVEEGPHRVRCNAVRPGAVRTPLTQRFLDAAEDPEALLAEYADLHPIRRLIEPSEVAAVVAFLLSPDAGFVNGEAVTVDGGATARCYPYPT; encoded by the coding sequence ATGAGCGACGGTCCGGCGACCGCCGCCGTACCGGGCCGGGCCGGGGTCGCCGTCGTGACCGGGGCCGCCCAGGGCATCGGTGAGGCCACGAGCCGGCTGCTCGTGGAGCGGGGCTGGACCGTCGTCGGGCTCGACCGCGACGAGCAGGCCCTGGAGGCGGCGAGCCGGTCCCTGGGCGAGGCGTTCCACCCCGTGCCGGGTGACGTCACCCGACGCGTCGACCACGAGCGGGCCCGGGACGCGGCCTGCGCGCGGGGCACCCTGACGGGCTGGGTCAACAACGCCGGGATCGAGCGGCCCACCACGGCCCGGGACCTGGACGAGGACGACCTCCGGGCGGTCGTCGGCGTCAACCTCGTCGGCACGATGCTGGGCTGCGCGACCGCCGTGGGCGTGATGCGCGACCGCGGCGGGTCGATCGTCAACCTCTCGAGCATCCACGCCCTGGTCGGCTTCCCGGAGTCCTTCGTCTACGCCGCGACCAAGGGGGGCATCGACGCCCTGACCCGTCAGCTCGCCGTCGAGGAGGGACCGCACCGGGTCCGCTGCAACGCCGTCCGGCCGGGAGCGGTCCGGACACCGCTGACCCAGCGCTTCCTCGACGCGGCCGAGGACCCGGAGGCCCTGCTGGCCGAGTACGCCGACCTCCACCCGATCCGTCGGCTGATCGAGCCGTCCGAGGTCGCCGCGGTGGTGGCGTTCCTGCTCTCGCCGGACGCGGGCTTCGTCAACGGCGAGGCCGTGACCGTGGACGGCGGCGCCACCGCGCGCTGCTACCCGTACCCCACCTGA
- a CDS encoding alpha-galactosidase → MSAAPEVLAVLPGAELVRDGGEAAATWTATVQGPTPAEGLVPVVAAVHVPGARTLRGFTSSWGLEFEPQDRPAGEPLVLEVTSGRSSNQASPWLAVEGAAGACVLTLHWSGNWRLTSTPTAEGVRVEVGLHPDGQRLHLTEGEAGTLPAVSVGWGTSTAEAAASLARHLLGQVPPGPPLLTEWNHWWPYEDVEIDEDVFLANAAVAADLGLEVAVLDAGWFGRADATSDWVAERGDWHRVNTARFPHGLAWLAEQTRARGVEFGIWVEAEAVGGAATVAEEHPELLALDADGARLGYVCLGSRRGREHVHDTVHGLLEQTRARWLKWDFNLDPGRGCARDDHGHRADDGLLQHYRGLYAVLDRLKVAHPATVLEACASGGLRLDAGLAAHVDGFFLSDPDWTEHHLAVLWGAARMLPPRQLLHWPQSEWRGEHRFQKVDYSGSLLTLEQFDTKVRAALLHRFGVSVRLTEMRPDLAARLREHVTTFTTVVRPLLADGVLVPLTEQPLREERGHRQPAFQLSSGDEHLVAAFRLPPTGGWDPVRPAGLDARTTYAVAPVDVAAPDEAVLVTGAELQDVGLPSPPASVTSALWSVRRAAAGDGGRR, encoded by the coding sequence GTGAGCGCCGCTCCCGAGGTCCTCGCGGTCCTGCCCGGCGCCGAGCTGGTCCGGGACGGCGGCGAGGCTGCCGCCACCTGGACGGCGACGGTGCAGGGCCCGACGCCGGCCGAGGGCCTGGTCCCGGTGGTCGCCGCGGTCCACGTGCCCGGCGCCCGCACGCTCCGGGGCTTCACCAGCAGCTGGGGCCTGGAGTTCGAGCCGCAGGACCGGCCCGCGGGCGAGCCCCTCGTCCTCGAGGTGACCAGCGGCCGCTCGAGCAACCAGGCGAGCCCCTGGCTCGCGGTCGAGGGCGCCGCCGGAGCCTGCGTGCTCACCCTCCACTGGAGCGGCAACTGGCGCCTGACCAGCACGCCCACCGCCGAGGGCGTCCGGGTCGAGGTGGGTCTCCACCCGGACGGGCAGCGGCTGCACCTGACCGAGGGCGAGGCCGGCACCCTGCCCGCCGTGTCCGTCGGCTGGGGCACGAGCACCGCCGAGGCGGCGGCTTCCCTCGCCCGGCACCTCCTCGGCCAGGTGCCGCCCGGTCCGCCGCTGCTCACCGAGTGGAACCACTGGTGGCCCTACGAGGACGTGGAGATCGACGAGGACGTCTTCCTCGCCAACGCCGCCGTGGCCGCCGACCTCGGCCTGGAGGTCGCCGTGCTGGACGCGGGGTGGTTCGGCCGGGCGGACGCGACGAGCGACTGGGTGGCCGAGCGCGGGGACTGGCACCGCGTCAACACCGCGCGCTTCCCGCACGGGCTGGCCTGGCTGGCCGAGCAGACGCGGGCCCGCGGCGTCGAGTTCGGGATCTGGGTCGAGGCGGAGGCGGTGGGCGGAGCCGCAACGGTCGCCGAGGAGCACCCCGAGCTGCTCGCGCTCGACGCCGACGGCGCCCGGCTGGGCTACGTCTGCCTCGGCTCCCGCCGCGGTCGCGAGCACGTGCACGACACCGTGCACGGGCTGCTGGAGCAGACACGCGCCCGGTGGCTCAAGTGGGACTTCAACCTCGACCCGGGACGGGGGTGCGCGCGCGACGACCACGGCCACCGCGCCGACGACGGGCTGCTCCAGCACTACCGGGGGCTCTACGCGGTCCTCGACCGCCTCAAGGTCGCGCACCCGGCGACCGTCCTCGAGGCGTGCGCCTCCGGCGGCCTCCGGCTGGACGCCGGCCTGGCCGCGCACGTCGACGGCTTCTTCCTCTCCGACCCCGACTGGACCGAGCACCACCTCGCCGTGCTCTGGGGGGCCGCCCGGATGCTGCCGCCGCGGCAGCTGCTGCACTGGCCGCAGAGCGAGTGGCGCGGCGAGCACCGCTTCCAGAAGGTCGACTACTCGGGCAGCCTGCTGACGCTCGAGCAGTTCGACACCAAGGTGCGGGCGGCGCTGCTGCACCGCTTCGGGGTCTCCGTGCGGCTGACCGAGATGCGGCCGGACCTGGCGGCGCGGCTCCGCGAGCACGTCACGACCTTCACCACGGTCGTCCGCCCGCTGCTGGCCGACGGGGTCCTCGTCCCGCTGACCGAGCAGCCGCTGCGCGAGGAGCGGGGCCACCGGCAGCCCGCCTTCCAGCTCAGCTCCGGCGACGAGCACCTGGTCGCTGCCTTCCGGCTGCCCCCGACCGGGGGCTGGGACCCCGTCCGGCCCGCCGGCCTGGACGCCCGCACGACCTACGCCGTGGCCCCCGTCGACGTCGCCGCGCCCGACGAGGCCGTCCTGGTCACCGGGGCCGAGCTGCAGGACGTGGGGCTGCCGAGCCCGCCGGCGTCGGTGACCTCGGCGCTGTGGTCGGTGCGGCGTGCTGCCGCTGGCGACGGGGGCCGGCGATGA
- a CDS encoding zinc-dependent alcohol dehydrogenase, producing MQALVLAEIGRFELADVPDPVPGPGEVRLLVAQSGICGSELGGFRGTDGLRRPGLVFGHELVGTVEAYGPDVPAGRRLPLGTPVTANPLTSCLACPVCRAGRPNVCPERRLLGGHVHGSNAELVVVPVDALHRLDRYPRPEAGVLAEPAACAVRAVGRTAVAEGGTALVLGAGPIGLLLLEVLRHRGVETLLFTERLPGRVAPAEAAGGVRLPDEPEALLAEVASRTGSLGVDAVFDAVGSTDTRRAAVAAARPGGEVCFVGLHSAESPVPVRDLVRREVTATTSFAYRPAEFAEALELLGTGRLEFHGEVVPAPLSEGQHWYEALLAGHPAGKVVLRPGAHR from the coding sequence ATGCAGGCGCTGGTCCTGGCCGAGATCGGCCGGTTCGAGCTCGCCGACGTCCCCGATCCGGTCCCCGGACCGGGTGAGGTGCGGCTGCTCGTCGCGCAGTCGGGCATCTGCGGCTCCGAGCTCGGCGGCTTCCGCGGGACGGACGGCCTCCGCCGACCCGGCCTGGTGTTCGGCCACGAGCTGGTCGGGACGGTCGAGGCCTACGGGCCCGACGTCCCGGCCGGGCGGCGGCTGCCGCTGGGCACCCCGGTCACCGCCAACCCGCTCACCTCCTGCCTGGCCTGCCCGGTCTGCCGGGCCGGGCGGCCCAACGTCTGCCCCGAGCGCCGGCTCCTCGGCGGGCACGTGCACGGCAGCAACGCCGAGCTGGTCGTGGTCCCGGTCGACGCCCTCCACCGACTCGACCGCTACCCCCGGCCCGAGGCGGGCGTGCTGGCCGAGCCGGCGGCCTGCGCCGTCCGGGCGGTCGGCCGCACGGCGGTCGCCGAGGGCGGGACGGCGCTCGTGCTCGGCGCGGGACCCATCGGGCTGCTGCTGCTGGAGGTGCTGCGGCACCGCGGGGTGGAGACGCTGCTGTTCACCGAGCGCCTGCCGGGCCGGGTCGCGCCCGCGGAGGCCGCGGGCGGGGTCCGGCTCCCCGACGAGCCGGAGGCGCTGCTGGCCGAGGTGGCGTCGAGGACCGGGAGCCTCGGCGTCGACGCCGTCTTCGACGCGGTGGGCAGCACCGACACCCGCCGGGCCGCCGTCGCCGCCGCCCGCCCGGGCGGGGAGGTCTGCTTCGTCGGCCTGCACAGCGCGGAGTCACCGGTCCCCGTGCGCGATCTCGTGCGCCGCGAGGTCACGGCCACCACGAGCTTCGCCTACCGCCCGGCGGAGTTCGCCGAGGCCCTGGAGCTGCTCGGGACCGGTCGCCTGGAGTTCCACGGCGAGGTGGTCCCGGCCCCCCTGTCCGAAGGCCAGCACTGGTACGAGGCGCTGCTCGCCGGTCACCCGGCCGGCAAGGTCGTCCTGCGACCGGGAGCGCACCGGTGA
- a CDS encoding ABC transporter substrate-binding protein: MPHPLLPGATAPQLTRRTVLGGLAASALAVAGCSSGGDAPASAPAATSTQVVGRTELAVYAWTNGPTIDDNFKKRVALFNQEFSGKYTAKINFLPYDQYWQKIQLQYAAKKPFDIYFWDVQAYAHYKKGLIFNEQTAVDGTPMVDQATYPTALYDPWRFDGKNLFCVPDSLQTMMLYYNKDHFDEAGLDYPDATWTWDKVVETAPMLQKSSGGKVTRWGLDIGALGIWWGLQSLAWAAGTAFVDKALEPAAFQMTDPKVVEALRYVQDLMWSKHVAPRPEERAAVSQNNGGFASGAFSMIPDGSWSIASYQQMKANWAVAPLPSYQGQSVAPYWMGGWVIPKDSGALSAAQTFALWSATTFQKTMATNHDWIPLENAARTSDEMLQGMPDGFSEAMTNLPKARIGDFYTTNMQQIFNEVFGTNVDLLLNNKLTPEAAAQKMQDAATKLLA, from the coding sequence GTGCCCCACCCCCTCCTCCCCGGCGCCACCGCGCCCCAGCTGACCCGCCGGACCGTGCTCGGAGGCCTGGCCGCCTCCGCGCTCGCCGTGGCGGGCTGCTCCTCCGGCGGTGACGCGCCGGCGTCGGCGCCCGCCGCGACCAGCACGCAGGTGGTCGGCCGGACCGAGCTGGCCGTCTACGCCTGGACCAACGGGCCCACCATCGACGACAACTTCAAGAAGCGCGTGGCGCTGTTCAACCAGGAGTTCTCGGGCAAGTACACGGCCAAGATCAACTTCCTGCCCTACGACCAGTACTGGCAGAAGATCCAGCTGCAGTACGCCGCGAAGAAGCCCTTCGACATCTACTTCTGGGACGTCCAGGCCTACGCCCACTACAAGAAGGGGCTCATCTTCAACGAGCAGACCGCCGTCGACGGCACCCCCATGGTCGACCAGGCCACCTACCCGACGGCGCTCTACGACCCCTGGCGCTTCGACGGGAAGAACCTGTTCTGCGTGCCCGACAGCCTGCAGACGATGATGCTGTACTACAACAAGGACCACTTCGACGAGGCCGGCCTGGACTACCCCGACGCCACGTGGACGTGGGACAAGGTCGTCGAGACCGCTCCCATGCTGCAGAAGAGCTCGGGGGGCAAGGTCACCCGCTGGGGGCTGGACATCGGGGCCCTGGGGATCTGGTGGGGCCTGCAGTCCCTGGCCTGGGCGGCCGGGACAGCCTTCGTCGACAAGGCGCTGGAGCCGGCCGCGTTCCAGATGACCGACCCGAAGGTGGTCGAGGCCCTGCGCTACGTGCAGGACCTGATGTGGTCCAAGCACGTCGCCCCGCGCCCGGAGGAGCGCGCCGCGGTGTCGCAGAACAACGGCGGGTTCGCCTCCGGCGCGTTCTCGATGATCCCCGACGGCAGCTGGAGCATCGCCTCCTACCAGCAGATGAAGGCGAACTGGGCGGTCGCCCCGTTGCCCAGCTACCAGGGCCAGAGCGTCGCCCCGTACTGGATGGGCGGCTGGGTGATCCCGAAGGACTCGGGCGCGCTGTCGGCGGCCCAGACCTTCGCCCTCTGGAGCGCGACCACGTTCCAGAAGACGATGGCCACGAACCACGACTGGATCCCGCTCGAGAACGCGGCGCGGACCTCCGACGAGATGCTGCAGGGGATGCCCGACGGCTTCAGCGAGGCCATGACCAACCTGCCGAAGGCGCGGATCGGCGACTTCTACACCACCAACATGCAGCAGATCTTCAACGAGGTGTTCGGCACCAACGTCGACCTGCTGCTCAACAACAAGCTGACACCCGAGGCCGCGGCCCAGAAGATGCAGGACGCCGCCACCAAGCTGCTGGCCTAG
- a CDS encoding carbohydrate ABC transporter permease: protein MTTTTRPVQATPRRRPARGRLGRWSLVVVLSLGCFVVLLPVVWMVLTSLKTSDQVFVNPPLWLFTPQWHNYVEVLTLVPFQRYILNTATIVGFVVLGTLLSCSFCAYGFARLRAPGRNAIFFVLMATLMLPTTVTLVPTYIVFNNLGWLNTFKPLILPAFFGSAFFVFLFRQFFLGIPKELEEAARIDGAGYLRIWWTIFMPLSWPVIATVSVFTFVGAYNDFFGPVIYLSEESKYTIAVALSYFSGSPRIGPQMHLTMAATTIAALPSVVVFLLAQRQFVRGITVSGINK, encoded by the coding sequence GTGACCACCACCACCCGTCCCGTCCAGGCCACCCCGCGCCGGCGCCCGGCCCGCGGTCGGCTAGGCCGCTGGTCCCTCGTCGTCGTGCTCTCCCTCGGCTGTTTCGTGGTGCTGCTGCCGGTGGTCTGGATGGTGCTGACCTCGCTCAAGACCAGCGACCAGGTGTTCGTCAACCCGCCGCTGTGGCTGTTCACCCCGCAGTGGCACAACTACGTCGAGGTCCTCACGCTGGTGCCGTTCCAGCGCTACATCCTCAACACCGCGACGATCGTCGGCTTCGTCGTCCTCGGGACCCTGCTGAGCTGCTCCTTCTGCGCCTACGGCTTCGCCCGGCTCCGCGCCCCCGGCCGCAACGCGATCTTCTTCGTCCTCATGGCCACCCTCATGCTGCCGACCACGGTGACGCTGGTGCCCACCTACATCGTCTTCAACAACCTCGGCTGGCTGAACACCTTCAAGCCGCTCATCCTCCCGGCGTTCTTCGGGTCGGCGTTCTTCGTGTTCCTGTTCCGCCAGTTCTTCCTCGGGATCCCCAAGGAGCTGGAGGAGGCGGCCCGCATCGACGGGGCCGGCTACCTGCGGATCTGGTGGACGATCTTCATGCCCCTGAGCTGGCCGGTCATCGCCACGGTGTCGGTGTTCACGTTCGTGGGGGCCTACAACGACTTCTTCGGCCCGGTGATCTACCTCTCGGAGGAGTCGAAGTACACCATCGCCGTCGCCCTGTCCTACTTCAGCGGCTCGCCGCGCATCGGGCCGCAGATGCACCTCACCATGGCGGCGACGACCATCGCCGCCCTCCCGTCCGTCGTCGTCTTCCTCCTCGCGCAGCGCCAGTTCGTGCGCGGGATCACCGTCAGCGGCATCAACAAGTAG
- a CDS encoding carbohydrate ABC transporter permease translates to MSAVQVDRAVAPGAGRTRTATRSRRNRRREAIWCYVFIAPAVLGLLLFSLGPMVASFLLSFTSYDLLSSPQWTGLENYAALASDGLFRKSLAVSLVYGLVSVPATLVLALVLAIMLNAKIPALGFFRSAYYLPSVISGVAVAMLWKWLFNGEYGLINVALGKIGIAGPAWLTDENWALRALIFMSLWGFGGTMLIYLAGLQGVPKELYEAAQVDGATRWRQHLHVTVPMLSSVTLFNLIMGVINALQVFAEPFVLTPNGGPDNSTLLLSVYLYQNAFQYLKMGYASAIAWVTFAIILALTALVFRSMPLWVHTEGGDER, encoded by the coding sequence ATGTCTGCAGTGCAGGTCGACAGGGCGGTCGCGCCCGGTGCGGGGCGCACCCGTACCGCCACCCGGTCCCGCCGCAACCGGCGCCGGGAAGCGATCTGGTGCTACGTCTTCATCGCCCCGGCCGTGCTCGGCCTGCTGCTGTTCTCCCTCGGCCCGATGGTGGCCTCGTTCCTGCTGAGCTTCACCTCCTACGACCTGCTGTCCTCGCCGCAGTGGACCGGGCTGGAGAACTACGCCGCACTCGCCTCCGACGGCCTGTTCCGCAAGTCGCTGGCGGTCAGCCTCGTGTACGGGCTGGTCAGCGTCCCGGCCACGCTCGTCCTGGCGCTCGTGCTGGCGATCATGCTCAACGCCAAGATCCCGGCGCTGGGCTTCTTCCGCTCGGCCTACTACCTGCCCAGCGTGATCAGCGGCGTCGCCGTCGCCATGCTCTGGAAGTGGCTGTTCAACGGCGAGTACGGGCTGATCAACGTCGCGCTCGGCAAGATCGGCATCGCCGGGCCCGCCTGGCTGACCGACGAGAACTGGGCGCTGCGGGCGCTGATCTTCATGAGCCTGTGGGGCTTCGGCGGCACGATGCTGATCTACCTGGCCGGGCTGCAGGGCGTGCCGAAGGAGCTCTACGAGGCAGCCCAGGTCGACGGCGCGACCCGGTGGCGGCAGCACCTGCACGTGACGGTGCCGATGCTGTCCTCGGTCACCCTGTTCAACTTGATCATGGGGGTGATCAACGCCCTGCAGGTGTTCGCCGAGCCGTTCGTCCTGACACCCAACGGCGGGCCCGACAACTCCACACTGCTGCTCTCGGTCTACCTGTACCAGAACGCGTTCCAGTACCTCAAGATGGGTTACGCGTCGGCGATCGCCTGGGTGACCTTCGCGATCATCCTGGCGCTGACGGCCCTGGTCTTCCGCTCGATGCCGCTCTGGGTGCACACCGAGGGCGGTGATGAGCGGTGA
- a CDS encoding IclR family transcriptional regulator: MTSEPAARTAPEGDAPGPHQPPTPAPTGAARSLAALRLLAEHPTGLRLGEVAAALGTPKSSAHRSLGVLVGGGFARQDADGLYHLGFDLVRLVVGYQEAQPTVHAVTPVLRRLAETTGETAHYGTLIEGAIVYQAKVPPPRATFQMSSVVGGSNPAYRTGIGKALLMHALPDRTAVDRYVASYGPLEARTPHTLVSAAALHEALSRYRRAGYALDLEENDLGIVCIAFPVFLGSPSRPTGALSISAVASRTTADELVAQMPAVRRIVAEELGPAALPDPAVPDPEEP, from the coding sequence ATGACGTCGGAGCCCGCCGCGCGGACCGCCCCGGAGGGTGACGCGCCCGGCCCCCACCAGCCGCCGACGCCCGCGCCGACGGGGGCCGCGCGGTCGCTGGCCGCCCTCCGGCTCCTGGCCGAGCACCCGACCGGGCTGCGGCTGGGCGAGGTCGCCGCCGCCCTGGGCACGCCCAAGTCGAGCGCTCATCGCAGCCTCGGGGTGCTGGTGGGCGGCGGGTTCGCTCGCCAGGACGCCGACGGCCTCTACCACCTGGGCTTCGACCTGGTCCGGCTCGTCGTCGGCTACCAGGAGGCGCAGCCCACCGTGCACGCCGTCACGCCCGTCCTGCGCCGGCTGGCCGAGACGACGGGGGAGACCGCGCACTACGGGACCCTCATCGAGGGGGCGATCGTCTACCAGGCCAAGGTCCCGCCGCCGCGCGCCACGTTCCAGATGAGCTCGGTGGTGGGTGGTTCCAACCCCGCCTACCGGACCGGGATCGGCAAGGCGCTGCTCATGCACGCGCTGCCCGACCGGACGGCGGTGGACCGCTACGTGGCCAGCTACGGCCCGCTGGAGGCACGCACCCCGCACACCCTGGTGAGCGCGGCCGCCCTGCACGAGGCGCTGAGCCGGTACCGACGGGCCGGCTACGCGCTGGACCTCGAGGAGAACGACCTCGGGATCGTCTGCATCGCCTTCCCCGTCTTCCTCGGATCGCCCAGCCGGCCGACCGGAGCGCTCAGCATCAGCGCCGTCGCCAGCCGGACCACCGCCGACGAGCTCGTCGCGCAGATGCCGGCGGTCCGGCGGATCGTGGCCGAGGAGCTGGGCCCCGCCGCCCTGCCGGACCCCGCCGTCCCCGACCCGGAGGAACCATGA